The following is a genomic window from Pseudomonas lurida.
CGGCGCAGATCATGGCGCACAAGGATTACCTCGAAGTCGAGCCGATCGCCACGACGGCACCCGAGCCGGATCGCAGCCTGGAACTGTGGGCGTTGCCCGAAGGCGGCGCACCGGTGTCGCTTGGACTGTTGCCGGAAGATGGCAAAGGCATTATCGGACTCAACCCACGCCAACAGAAAAGCATCCGCAAGCCGGTGGAGTTGATGGTGAGTTCGGAAACCAAAGGTGGGTCGTTGAGCAAGCAGCCCACGGGGCCGACCGTCTACCAAGGCGCCCTCGCCAACCGCTGACACTCCAAAAAAACCAAGTGGGAGCGGGCGTGCTCGCGAATGCGGCAGGTCAGTCAAACGTGCTTCGACTTAACCAGCGCTTTCGCGAGCAAGCCCGCTCCCACCGTTGGATCGTGTGCCTGAGAGTTATGCCGCGCTGAAGAGTTTGTGCGGATCGATCACAAATTTCTTCGGCACACCCGCGTCAAACTCGCCATACCCACGCGGCGCGTCATCCAGGCTGATCACCTGCACGCCAACAATCTCGGCAATGTTGATACGGTCCCACATGATCGCCTGCATCAGCTGGCGGTTGTACTTCATCACCGGTGTCTGGCCGGTATGGAAGCTGTGGGATTTGGCCCAGCCCAGGCCGAAGCGGATGCTCAGGCTGCCCATTTTTGCAGCGGCATCCACCGCACCCGGATCTTCGGTGACGTACAGGCCCGGAATACCGATCTTGCCCGCCACGCGCACCACGCCCATCAGCGAGTTGAGCACAGTGGCCGGGGCCTCCGCCTTGACGCCTTCATGGCCATGGCCACGGGCTTCGAAGCCCACGGCGTCGACGGCGCAGTCCACTTCCGGTTCGCCCAGCAGTGCGGCGATCTGCTCGTGCAGCGGCGTGTCCTGGGACAGGTCGGCAATCTCGAAACCCTGCGCCTTGGCGTGAGCCAGGCGGATCGGGTTGACGTCGCCGATGATCACCACCGCAGCGCCCAGCAGGCGCGCCGAAGCGGCAGCCGCCAGGCCCACAGGGCCGGCACCCGCAATGTAGACAGTGCTGCCAGGGCCAACACCGGCAGTGACGGCGCCGTGATAACCGGTCGGGAGAATGTCGGACAGGCAGGTCAGGTCGCGGATTTTCTCCATGGCCTTGTCGCGGTCAGGCAGTTTCAGCAGGTTGAAGTCAGCGTACGGCACCAGCACGTACTCGGCCTGGCCGCCGGTCCAGTCGCCCATGTCGACATAGCCGTAGGCGCCACCGGCACGCGCCGGGTTGACGGTCAGGCACACGCCGGTGTGTTGCTCCTTGCAGGAGCGGCAGCGGCCGCACGCGACGTTGAAGGGCACCGACACCAGGTCGCCGATCTTCAGGTTTTCGACGTCACTGCCCTTCTCGATCACTTCACCGGTAATTTCATGACCGAGCACCAGGCCGGTCTGGGCCGTGGTGCGGCCGCGCACCATGTGTTGGTCGGAGCCGCAGATGTTGGTGGAGACCACACGCAGGATGACGCCGTGCTCAATCTTCCTGCCACGGGGGTCCTGCATTTTGGGATAGTCGATTTTCTGTACTTCGACCTTGCCGTTGCCGAGATACACGACACCACGATTACCAGACATGCTTTCACCTCGCTGTTGTTTTTATGAAACCGCGCTGCCCAGGCAGGCAGCGCGTTAAGTGCTCGGGTACAGATGCTGTTTTTGCGTTGTTGCTGACGCCCCCATCGCGGGCAAGACCGGCGCCCACATTTGATCGGGTTTACACCTTCAGATGTGGGAGCGGGCTTGCCCGCGAAGGCGTCAGTCAGAGCACCACCGTTCTATTGGCGTTCAGGAATACCCGCCGCTCGATGTGATACCCGACCGCCCGGGCCAGGGTCAGCCCCTCGATATCCCGCCCCTTGGCAATCAGGTCCTCGGGGTAGTGACTGTGGTCCACCACTTCTACCCCCTGGGCAATGATCGGGCCTTCATCCAGGTCGTTGTTGATGTAATGCGCCGTGGCCCCTACCAACTTCACCCCCTTGTTGTACGCCTGGTGATACGGCTTGGCGCCCTTGAACCCCGGCAGCAACGAGTGGTGGATGTTGATGGCCTTGCCATCCAGCTTGCGGCACAGCTCCGGCGACAGCACTTGCATGTAGCGTGCAAGGATCACCAATTCGGCGCCGGTGTCTTCCACCACTTGCCACACTTGACGCTCCTGGGACGGTTTGTCGTTGGGGTCGAGGGGGAAATGGTAGTAGGGAATCTGGTGCCAGTCGGCCAACGGTTGCAAATCGGGGTGGTTGGACACCACCGCGACCACGTCCATTGACAGCTGGCCGATACGCTGGCGGTACAGCAGGTCGTTCAAGCAGTGATCGGCCTTGGAGACCATGATCACCACTTTTGGCCGGTAGTTCGGCGCCGTCAGCTCGAAGATCATGCCGAAAGCCTGGCCGCGGGTGGCGAGGCCATCGCGAAATGCCTGCTCGTCGAAGCCGTCGGGCTGACGGAACTCCACGCGGATAAAAAACCGACCCGAGAGGCGGTCATCGAACGAGTGGTGCTCGGTGACGTAGCAGCCCTGCTCGAACAGATAGCGGGTGACCGCGTCCACCGTGCCGAGCACGCTGGGGCAGTCGGCGGTCAAAATCCATGTATCGGGTGCGCGGCTCATGGGTATTCCTCAGGCTTGAACGCTCAGGCCGAATTCGGCAGATGCATCCTGCAGCCACAACCACCAGTAATCCGAGAAGCTGCGACGAATCACCAGCTCCCAGGTGTCTGGCGCCGTGTGGCGGATCACCAGTTGCGATTTGGCGAACACGGTGCCCACCGCCTTGCCCACCGGGAAGTTGTTGGGATGCACGTCATAGCTGGTGGACTTCATCAGCACGTCGCGCACATTCGGGCCGCTGAGTTCGAGGATCTGCTGGCCGCCGCTGACGTTGACGATCTGGATATGCAAGTCACCCAGGGCGGCACGCAGGTTTTGTTCGGCGGCGAATTCATCACCGCTGGGCACGATCAGCAGCCACTCGTCCGGGCCGAGCCATTGCAGGCTGGTTTCGCCCTGCACGATCACGGTCAGGGCACCGGGCAGTTCGATGCCGAGGGCTTTGTGCACCCCAGCGGCGAAGGCGGCGTCGTGGCCGTCGCCACGAATGGTCAGGTGGCCCAGGAGTTTCTTTTCACGCACGGTCACGCCGGCGTTCTTGCGGCCCTTGCCAACCAGGCTGGCGAGGTCGGCATGGTGCAGCGAGGACTCGGCCTTGGCGCCGGTGGTGGGGCGTTGTTGGTAAACATTGGCTGCTGTCATAAAGCACCTGTTTGAATTCTGTAGGTCTTGCAGTGACTGTTCTGGCCTTCTCGCGGGCAAGCCCGGCTCCCACAGGGAAACGCATTCCAACGGTGGGAGCTGGCTTGCCTGCGATGCAGGCACCTCGGTCTGTCAGATGTTCTGGCGATCACCCTTAGGATCGAAGAACACCGAAGACACAATCTCCGCCTCGATCACGCTGCCGTCCGCCTGGGGTGAGAACACCCGCTCGCCCATGCGCTTCAAGCCGCCTTTCACCACCGCCATCGCGAACGAATAGCCCAGGGAGTTGTGCGCATAGCTTGAGGTGACGTGGCCGACCATCTTCATCGGGATCGACTGCTTCGGATCAAGCACCAACTGCGCGCCTTCCGGCAGCCACACTGTCGGATCGATCGGCTTGAGGCCCACCAGTTGCTTACGCTCTTCCCGTACGCAGTCTTCACGGTTCATGCCACGCCAGCCGATCCATGAGAACGGCTTGGTACGGCCGACGCACCAGCCCATGTTCAGGTCGTCCGGGGTCATCGAGCCGTCGGTGTCCTGGCCGACGATGATGAAGCCCTTCTCGGCCCGCAGTACGTGCATGGTTTCGGTGCCGTACGGGGTCAGGTTGTACTGCTTGCCGGCCTCGACGATCTTTTCCAGCACGCCCATGGCGTAGTCGGCCTGCACGTTGACTTCATACGACAGCTCACCGGTGAACGAGATGCGGAACACCCGCGCCGGCACACCGCCGACCAGGCCTTCTTTCCAGGTCATGAACGGGAAGCCGTCCTTGTCCAGGTCGATATCGGTCACTTCCGCCAGCAGCTTGCGGCTGTTGGGGCCGGACAAGGTCATGGTCGCCCAGTGGTCGGTGACCGAGGTGAAGTACACCTTGAGGTCTGGCCACTCGGTCTGTTGATAGATTTCCAGCCACTGCAGCACGCGGGCGGCGCCGCCGGTGGTGGTGGTCATCAGGAAATGGTTGTCGGCGAGGCAGGCAGTCACGCCATCGTCGAAGACCATGCCATCTTCCTTGCACATCAGGCCGTAGCGCGCCTTGCCCACATCGAGCTTGGTCCAGGCGTTGCTGTAGATGCGGTTGAGGAATTCGCGGGCATCCGGGCCCTGGATGTCGATCTTGCCGAGGGTGGACGCGTCCAACAAACCGACACTGTCGCGCACGGCCAGGCATTCGCGTTTCACTGCGGCGTGCAGGTCTTCACCATTGCGTGGGAAATACCAAGGGCGTTTCCACTGGCCGACGTCTTCAAACTCGGCGCCGTTCTTCACGTGCCAGGCCTGCAGTGCGGTGTAGCGCACCGGCTCGAAGATATGCCCACAGTGACGCCCCGCTACCGCGCCAAAGGTGACTGGCGTGTAGTTGGGGCGGAACATGGTGGTGCCCATCTGCGGGATGGTCACGTTCAGGGAGCGCGCGGCAATGGCCAGGCCGTTGACGTTGCCCAGTTTGCCCTGGTCGGTGCCGAAGCCCAGCGCGGTATAGCGTTTGACATGCTCGACCGACTCGAACCCTTCGCGGGTCGCCAGTTCGATGGCGGCGGCGGTCACGTCGTTTTGCAGGTCGACGAATTGCTTCGGTGCCCGTGCAGTCGGTTTGTCATGCGGTACTTGATAGATGCCAAGTGTCGGCTCTTCCAGGCGGCTCAAGGCTTTTGGCAACGTGCCTTCCACCGGGGTAAAACCGGCTTCGCTGGCCGCGCGCACGCCGCCTTCAAAACCATCGGCCAGGGAATCAGCGAGGCCGTATACACCGTTGATACCACCGACGCACACGCGCTTCTGCGGGGCCTCACCCGGTACGAATCCGAGGATGTCTTCACGCCAGGTCGGCTTGCCGCCCAGGTGCGAGGCCAGGTGAACCACCGGGCTGTAGCCACCGGAACTGGCCACCAGGTCGCACTCCAACCACTCGCCAGGGCTGGTGACTTTGTGCGCTTTCACATCGATCGCGGCCACCCGGGCGGCGGTGACATGCTTGCTGCCACGGGCCTCGATCACGGCGCTGCCGGTGAGGATGCGAATGCCTTTGGCGCGCGCTTCTTCAACCAGGGCCCCGCGTGGGTTGTGGCGCACATCGGCCACCGCCACCACTGAAAGGCCGGCGTCGAGCCAGTCCAGCGCAACGCGGTAGGCGTGGTCGTTGTTGGTCGACAGCACCAGCTTCTTGCCCGGCGCCACGCCGTAGCGACGTACGTAAGTCGAGACAGCGCCGGCGAGCATGTTGCCCGGCACATCGTTGTTGCCGTACACCAGCGGCCGCTCGCACGCACCGGTCGCCAGCACCACGCGCTTGGCGCGTACACGGTGGATACGCTGGCGCACTACACCCACCGGCGCACGGTCACCGAGGTGGTCGGTGAGGCGTTCGTGAATGGTCAGGAAGTTATGGTCATGGTAGCCGTTGACGGTGGCGCGAGGCAGCAGCACCACATCCGGCAGGGCTTTGAGTTCTGCGATGACGCTGGCGACCCAATCAGCAGCCGGCTTGCCGTCAAGGCTTTCGCGCGAGTCCAGCAGCGAACCACCGAACTCTTCCTGTTCATCGGCGAGGATCACGCGGGCACCGCTGCGCGCGGCAGCCAGTGCGGCGGCCAGGCCAGCAGGGCCGGCGCCCACCACCAACACGTCGCAGTGACGGTTGAAGTTGTCGTAGGTGTCCGGGTCGTTCTCGGTCGGCGAGCGGCCAAGGCCGGCAGCTTTACGGATGTACTTCTCGTAGGTCATCCAGAACGATTGCGGGTACATGAAGGTTTTGTAGTAGAAACCCGGCGGCATCAGCTTGCCGCCGACCTTGCCGAGGATGCCCATCATGTCGTTGTTGACGCTCGGCCAGCCGTTGGTGCTGGTGGCGACCAACCCTTGGTACAGCGCCTGTTGCGTGGCGCGCACGTTAGGGATTTGCGTGGCTTCGGTAGCGCCGATCTGCAGCACTGCGTTCGGCTCTTCGGCGC
Proteins encoded in this region:
- a CDS encoding anti-sigma factor domain-containing protein, with translation MSATRPQVIEQKPPFWSRPRVFMGVCVAIVAGLGSALYTQDNVKSAATLVTTAQQPAAQIMAHKDYLEVEPIATTAPEPDRSLELWALPEGGAPVSLGLLPEDGKGIIGLNPRQQKSIRKPVELMVSSETKGGSLSKQPTGPTVYQGALANR
- the fdhA gene encoding formaldehyde dehydrogenase, glutathione-independent, with amino-acid sequence MSGNRGVVYLGNGKVEVQKIDYPKMQDPRGRKIEHGVILRVVSTNICGSDQHMVRGRTTAQTGLVLGHEITGEVIEKGSDVENLKIGDLVSVPFNVACGRCRSCKEQHTGVCLTVNPARAGGAYGYVDMGDWTGGQAEYVLVPYADFNLLKLPDRDKAMEKIRDLTCLSDILPTGYHGAVTAGVGPGSTVYIAGAGPVGLAAAASARLLGAAVVIIGDVNPIRLAHAKAQGFEIADLSQDTPLHEQIAALLGEPEVDCAVDAVGFEARGHGHEGVKAEAPATVLNSLMGVVRVAGKIGIPGLYVTEDPGAVDAAAKMGSLSIRFGLGWAKSHSFHTGQTPVMKYNRQLMQAIMWDRINIAEIVGVQVISLDDAPRGYGEFDAGVPKKFVIDPHKLFSAA
- the purU gene encoding formyltetrahydrofolate deformylase is translated as MSRAPDTWILTADCPSVLGTVDAVTRYLFEQGCYVTEHHSFDDRLSGRFFIRVEFRQPDGFDEQAFRDGLATRGQAFGMIFELTAPNYRPKVVIMVSKADHCLNDLLYRQRIGQLSMDVVAVVSNHPDLQPLADWHQIPYYHFPLDPNDKPSQERQVWQVVEDTGAELVILARYMQVLSPELCRKLDGKAINIHHSLLPGFKGAKPYHQAYNKGVKLVGATAHYINNDLDEGPIIAQGVEVVDHSHYPEDLIAKGRDIEGLTLARAVGYHIERRVFLNANRTVVL
- a CDS encoding sarcosine oxidase subunit gamma, which codes for MTAANVYQQRPTTGAKAESSLHHADLASLVGKGRKNAGVTVREKKLLGHLTIRGDGHDAAFAAGVHKALGIELPGALTVIVQGETSLQWLGPDEWLLIVPSGDEFAAEQNLRAALGDLHIQIVNVSGGQQILELSGPNVRDVLMKSTSYDVHPNNFPVGKAVGTVFAKSQLVIRHTAPDTWELVIRRSFSDYWWLWLQDASAEFGLSVQA
- a CDS encoding sarcosine oxidase subunit alpha codes for the protein MSQINRLSNGGRIDRNKVLTFSFNGQTYKGFEGDTLAAALLANGVDIIGRSFKYSRPRGIFAAGAEEPNAVLQIGATEATQIPNVRATQQALYQGLVATSTNGWPSVNNDMMGILGKVGGKLMPPGFYYKTFMYPQSFWMTYEKYIRKAAGLGRSPTENDPDTYDNFNRHCDVLVVGAGPAGLAAALAAARSGARVILADEQEEFGGSLLDSRESLDGKPAADWVASVIAELKALPDVVLLPRATVNGYHDHNFLTIHERLTDHLGDRAPVGVVRQRIHRVRAKRVVLATGACERPLVYGNNDVPGNMLAGAVSTYVRRYGVAPGKKLVLSTNNDHAYRVALDWLDAGLSVVAVADVRHNPRGALVEEARAKGIRILTGSAVIEARGSKHVTAARVAAIDVKAHKVTSPGEWLECDLVASSGGYSPVVHLASHLGGKPTWREDILGFVPGEAPQKRVCVGGINGVYGLADSLADGFEGGVRAASEAGFTPVEGTLPKALSRLEEPTLGIYQVPHDKPTARAPKQFVDLQNDVTAAAIELATREGFESVEHVKRYTALGFGTDQGKLGNVNGLAIAARSLNVTIPQMGTTMFRPNYTPVTFGAVAGRHCGHIFEPVRYTALQAWHVKNGAEFEDVGQWKRPWYFPRNGEDLHAAVKRECLAVRDSVGLLDASTLGKIDIQGPDAREFLNRIYSNAWTKLDVGKARYGLMCKEDGMVFDDGVTACLADNHFLMTTTTGGAARVLQWLEIYQQTEWPDLKVYFTSVTDHWATMTLSGPNSRKLLAEVTDIDLDKDGFPFMTWKEGLVGGVPARVFRISFTGELSYEVNVQADYAMGVLEKIVEAGKQYNLTPYGTETMHVLRAEKGFIIVGQDTDGSMTPDDLNMGWCVGRTKPFSWIGWRGMNREDCVREERKQLVGLKPIDPTVWLPEGAQLVLDPKQSIPMKMVGHVTSSYAHNSLGYSFAMAVVKGGLKRMGERVFSPQADGSVIEAEIVSSVFFDPKGDRQNI